The Mauremys mutica isolate MM-2020 ecotype Southern chromosome 1, ASM2049712v1, whole genome shotgun sequence genome has a segment encoding these proteins:
- the LOC123362870 gene encoding olfactory receptor 52E4-like, with translation MSDSNTTEFTNPSTFILLGIPGLEVAHVWISIPFCAMYVIVILGNFTILFIVKREPSLHEPMYYFLCMLAVTDLVLSTSTIPKILAIFWFNSREIDFSACLTQLYFVHCFSAIESGIFVAMAVDRYVAICHPLRYSTILTNRMVIKIGLAVVLRGSMLALPYPFLARRWPYCKTNIIPHTHCEHLEVVKLACADIRISSYYGLFVLLCRIGLDVFFIVVSYTQILRVIFSFPTKDARLKTFGTCGSHLCVILAFYIPTLFSSLTSRFGHNLPLHFHIFIANVYLLVPPMLNPIIYGMRTKQIRDRLLQILTHKETKVFSWCSKSVT, from the coding sequence atgtcagattccaacacaactgaattcaccaacccctccaccttcatcctgctgggcattcctggtcTTGAGgtggcccatgtctggatctccatccccttctgcgcCATGTACGTCATAGTCATCTTGGGAAATTTCACTATTCTCTTCATTgtgaagagggagccgagcctccatgagcccatgtactatttcctatGCATGCTGGCAGTCACTGACCTGGTCCTGTCCACATCCACCATACCCAAAATTCTGgcaatcttctggttcaattccagggagatcgatttcagtgcctgcctcacccagctgTACTTCGTTCACTGCTTCTCAGCGATCGAGTCTGGGATCTTCGTGGCCATGGCTGTGGATCGGTACGtagccatctgccatcccctgagatattccaccatcctgacaaaccgcATGGTGATAAAGATTGGCCTGGCCGTCGTGCTGCGTGGCAGCATGCTCGCACTACCCTATCCCTTCCTGGCAAGGCGGTGGCCGTATTGcaaaaccaacatcatcccccataCACACTGTGAGCACTTGGaagtggtgaagctggcctgcgccgacatccgcatcagtagttactatggcctaTTTGTGCTATTATGTAGGATTggtctggatgtgttttttattgttgtgtcctatacccagatcctcagggtCATCTTCAGCttccccacaaaggacgcccggctcaagacgTTTGGGACTtgcggctcccacctctgtgtcatcttaGCCTTTTATATCCcaactctcttctcttccctcacATCCCGATTTGGGCACAATTTGCCCCttcattttcacatttttattgCCAACGTTTACCTCCTTGTgccccccatgctaaaccccatcatctatgggatgaggaccaaacagatccgggacaggctgctccagaTCTTAACTCATAAAGAGactaaagttttctcctggtgctctaAGTCTGTGACTTAG
- the LOC123376124 gene encoding olfactory receptor 52M1-like, producing the protein MSDSNTTDFTNPSTFILLGIPGLERAHVWISIPFCTMYAIAILGNFTILFIVKRERSLHKPMYYFLCMLAITDLSMSTSILPKMLSIFWFNSREINFSACLIQMYFINCFATMESGIFLAMAFDRYVAICNPLRHSTILANRVVVKIGLALVLRGCLLILPYPLLASRWPYCKTNIIPHTYCKHISVVSLACADIRLSSNYSLSVTVFTPGLDVFFIAVSYILILKAIFSLPTKDARLKTFGTCSSHLCAVFTSYITFVFSFVMHRFDNTVPLYLPILMANIYLLVPCMLHPLIYGVRTKQIRDRLLSLFTPRRT; encoded by the coding sequence atgtcagattccaacacaactgacttcaccaacccctccacattcatcctacttggcattcctggcctggaaagggcccatgtctggatctccatccctttctgcaccatgtacgccatagccatcttggggaacttcaccatcctgttcattgtaAAGAGAGAGCGAAGCCTCCAtaagcccatgtactatttcctctgcatgctggccatcaccgaCCTGAGCATGTCTACGTCCATCCTACCTAAAATGCTGAGCattttctggttcaattccagggagatcaatttCAGTGCGTGCCTCATCCAGATGTACTTCATTAACTGCTTTGCAACAATGGAATCAGGGATTTTtctggccatggcttttgatcgctatgtggccatctgcaatcctctgagacattccaccatcctggcaAACCGTGTGGTGGTGAAGATTGGCCTGGCCTTGGTACTGCGTGGCTGCTTACTCATATTGCCATATCCTTTGTTGGCGAGTCGGTGGCCATATTGcaaaaccaacatcatcccccacacgTACTGCAAGCACATATCTGTGGTGAGTCTGGCCTGCGCCGATATCCGCCTCAGTAGTAACTACAGCCTCTCTGTGACAGTCTTTACTCCAggtctggatgtgttttttattgcTGTGTCCTATATCCTGATCCTCAAGGCTATCTTCAGCCTtcccacaaaggacgcccggctcaagacgtttgggacctgcagctcccacctctgtgccgtTTTTACCTCTTACATAACATTTGTCTTCTCCTTTGTCATGCACCGGTTTGATAACACTGTGCCCCTGTATTTGCCCATTCTCATGGCCAACATCTACCTTCTGGTGCCCTGCATGCTACACCCCCTCATctacggggtgaggaccaaacagatcagGGACAGGCTGCTCTCACTATTTACTCCTAGAAGGACCTAA